In Saccharomyces eubayanus strain FM1318 chromosome II, whole genome shotgun sequence, the genomic stretch TTTGCTTACCGGAATCAATAGTAGAATCGGCCTTTAATGGGACTGGATGTTTTGGAATGGTGGATTCTGGTATGACGACTGTTTCAGCCTTTGAGTTACCAAATCCAGCAAATATCTCGTCCCATTCATCATTGCTTACTTGAGCAGGATCAGTGGTAGATTGCTGTTTAACCTGTTCCTTTGGAATGCTTGGATTGGAAGAGCTAGTTAAGGTCCCTGTGAATGCATTTGCCTGTAACTCATCATCTAAGTCTTTATGGTGTATTGTTTCAAATTGTTCCATAGATCCAGTATTAGcaacattttcaaattcagaTTCAGAATCAGCACCgttatcttcttctaccGCTGCTTGCTCCAACCCTGCAAATTCGTCATCAAATTCGTCTTTGGAGGGTGAAATCACTCTCTGAGTGTTGGTCTCATTatgtgaaaaagaatagtCCTGGAGCGGACTTTGTAGTCCCTGTTCCGACAAACCAGATGAAGCCTGGGGATTAGATGGAGTTTCAGAGGACTTCACTGCACCAGAAGGAATTTCTCTAGTATCCTCgaattcatcatctgaaGACGATGAATCGCTTTCATCGATGTGTAATTCCTGAATTGGTGGgaattcttcattaattGACTTGGATTTTGACTGGCCATTTGGAAGGGATTGAGCAGATAGTCTTGGTGATTCTTGAATAGAACTCTCAGATTCACCATCTTCATTAGAATCTGCCATCTTAGTAGTACTGCCATTTTCGATAACTTCTGTACTTTCATTGCTCAAAACATCTGTAGAAGCTGTGGCTGGAGTAGCTTCCCATTCGCCGGGAATATGTGATAAGTTTTCGGTTCTGTCGCTGTTTGCAGCATTACTGATGGTAGTATCACGTTCTTCTAGTGTTTCCGGTAACTCGACATCATCTCTAACAGATTGGGGAGCATTATTGGCAATGGAAGATGTTAATGACTGACTTCTTGGAATACCATATTCATTCAGATCACCATCGAATCTGTCACTTAATGTCTCAGTCAAATTAAcatttcttgtttcagTGCCTGAGTCGGTGCCATTATTTGTGGtagtattttcattatcactTTGGGAACCTAAAGTGGGAACGTCTCTATCAAATACATCGCTTTCGGTTCTTtctgtcttttcttcatcttccttgACTCGATTGACATTCAAATTTGAGTTCTCAACCGTCGTATCAACAAATTCGGATACAGTGTCTTCGTGTACATTTTCTCTTGGGGCCACTTCTTTACTTGTAGTATCATTGTTAGAAACATGTTTTGAGATAATGTCTTTGGTATCGTCCGGTAGTTGTCCCATAGCTAGGTTCATTTGTCTTTCAGATAACTCCCTTACATTATTGGcatattcaatatttctCTCCTTCAACTCTTGGTCAGCGTTATCGAAAGTTGCCTTTCTTTGAGAAAGATCATCAAACATTGCTTGCAATTTGGAAACATGTTGATGGTAAAGATTCTCTTGCTCTTCAATCTGTTTGTTGCGTTCTTCTAACTGTTTTTCACGATCTGCTAGATCAGCGTCCTTATTAGACAAATCCTGGTATTTACTTTGCAGTTGAGCATGCTGCTCTTCGACAGTCTTTTGATAATCGTTTAGCTCCTTTTGCTTAGTTAAGTAAACACCAATTTTCTCACCAAGGCCATCAATTTCCTTCTGCAAGTTTACTACCGTAATTTGGTTCAGTTCCAATTGTTTAGAGTTAACATCGATCATTGATCTTTCTTGCTTGAcatgttgttgtttttcatttagttGGGATTGTAAAGATGCAGTCATTGAATTCAAGTTAGTAATTTGCTCTTTCAATTCCGCGTTCTTGGTTTGAGACACCTGCAAGTCGGTGGTTAATTCATTCAACTTGGACTCAGCGGCATGGTAATTGGCTTCTGAAACGGCTAGTTGTTGCTTCAGagtttcgttttcattattaatCTGACTGACTTGTGTTTCAAGCTGTTCGGTTTGCGTGACATTCTGTTCATGGTTGGAACGTAAATTATTTAGTTTGGATTGGATAGAATCCTTCATTTCATTGACACGTTTTAATTCTTGAGTGGCtcttaatttcttttcattggtGATGCTTGCTTGCTTCGACAAAGAGTTAACTTGATTGGATAGATTGGCCATTTCAGTGGTTGCACTAGATAATTGAGCAGAAGCCTCACCGTCTGCAAACAAGTCATGATTCTGGATAGTCTTATTGGAAGAGCTTGAAAGAGCAGCTGCACCCAAAGCAGCTGTACCTACTGCAGCGCCTGTGATAGCGCTTGTTGGCATGCTGAAGCCTGAAAAGTTTGGAACTTGTGGAAGAGTCACAGAAGCAGCACGCTGAACTGGACTTGCGGCATGCTTTGGAACTGGTGGAGGCTGTTGAGTGCTAATGGCTCTTTGGGTTTCTTTTGGcagttcttgttcttccgGTTCCTCCCTGATTATACTCTGCCCGAAATTGGAAGTTGGAGTAAACTTCTTCAATCCGGAAGAGGAGTGAGATAAAAGTGGAGGTTGCTGTGGCTGTTGTTGTGGCGCAGTCTGGCCACTGTTATTGTCATATGAGAAACTGTTGTTTGTATTGTTTTGGACCAGTGGTTGTGCTTTTGATGGAGAAGGAGAGCTAAATGAAGGGTTCAAAGCTAGCAGATCGTTCAAAGAGCCgttatttgaattttggcGAAGAACTTGTGGTGCTGTTGGTTGAGTATTAATGATTGGAGCAGATTTTTGATGCGGCATATCCTGGAACGATGGCTTACTTGCTCTTGAAGGAACGGCAATTTGAGGTGTACTTTGTTGCTGAGGAAATGGATTTGGTGGGTAGAGTCCAAGTGCAGGAGATTGTAATAGCTCATTTGGAATAACATCAGGCAATTCAATTCCagcatttttcttttgaatcaaaaacaTGGCAATGGCAAATTCCAATTTAGTGAATTCAGCATTGTTATGAATGTCAGCTAGATCCCAGATAGTGGCTAGTGTCTCTTGGTTTAATCTGGATGATAAGAAGAATGGGACCAACAAGGCAGAACTTAATGAACCAGCATGATGTTTATCTAAGGAGTCAAAGATTGCATCAAActgttgtttcttttcaaaactcaAAGACCAGTCTGAAGAAGCGTTACTGAAGGCGCCTGATGATAGACGAGATATAGTGGATTGTCTTGTTAATGATGATACACCCGTAGAATTGGCACTTATGGGGGTAGCTCTATTTTGCTGGTTGGCATTAGTAGCTTCCAATCGAACAGAATCCCATAACTGAGTAGGTAATACGGTTGGGAATGGATTCATACTTGGATGATGAGACATAGAAAGTTGGATCAGGTACATTGCCATTATGAATTCTGATTTGTCAAGCACCCCTGAAGTATCTCTATCACAAAGAGCCCAAATTTCACCCAAGGTTTGGTTTGGCAATCTTGCCTTTAAGAAAATGTCTTTGGCCTTGTCGCCTGCCACAGTTTGAGCACCCTTTGCTGTCCTCTCAAACAATTGTGAGAACTTAGCAATATCGTTGGTAGATAAAGGAGGAACATCAGTAGCATTTGCATTAGTAATTCCGCTAGTGGTGTGCATAGGAGTCGAGTTCGAATCTGTAGAGAAGGTAGCCAGTTGTACTGGTAAATTCTCATAGAGGACGCTAGAAATTGGTTGGTTGGGAACCTGTTGCAGCTGAGCAATCATTCTCAGAGCAGCCGAAAATTCATCCAAGTTCAAAAACCCTTTATTATCTATATCGACCATAGCCCAGACTTGAGATAGTATTTGCCCTGGAAGTCCAGAAGACGCAAAGAGAGGTCTGACCGCTTCGCCAGTGACCACCCCAAGATCTTCAGAATCCAATTGATGGAATTTTTGGTTGTAAAGAGCTTGTTCCTGAGAGGACAATGGAGTCCTGAATGTAATAGACGCCATGACTTATACTGTTTGGTCCTGTTGAAAAAGCACACgaataaaaatggaaaagggGAGAGATCTAAAATTCCTCAAATCTATTTGTAGTTTTCCACGTGGTTTTGTTTCGTAAAGGCCAGTGGTTATCTTTATCAAGAAACCTTTGTTACGATTCAATTGACAATTATACTGAACAGGGGTCTTCGATaattgaagatttcgaTTATAGGAGAAATTTGATCCCCCTCCTAATCCGAAGCGGGTAACGAAGCGcgtagtttttcattttcacgGTCGAAAATACACATACAGCTTAGCCATGAATATGTACATATCTTTTATTGACATGTTTCATAAAATGTCGAAGCACGGCAGTAAGCGATGGGCTCAACGATGTTGGATGATGTGGATGATAACATGATGGGTATAAAGTCCCTTCACCTGTACGAGCTGCTAAACAATGTAGTGAAAATTGGCGACAAAACACAGTTGATGACGGCTGGTCCCGAGGAAGTTTTGCCCGAATTGATTCAACATATCACCGATACGATACCGTTTGACCTATTCATAAATCTCAAGAACGGGACAAGCGATGCCAGGAGACTCATTGGTAGGCTGAATGGCTTGGGCAAGTTTCTGAATGATAATTTCTTGCAAAAACATATATTCCCATTTACTATACTTCGGATATGCGAGTTGTGCTATGATCCATTCAAGTACTATAAGATCAATGAGTTAGACAAATTTGTAAATGCGTTGGAAAAGTGCTGTTTGGTCACTACTAGTTGGCAAGAGCCCGAAAACATTGACGAtaagaaggaagaagacgCCGATGGGAAGGACATCAAAAGTCAAGAAGACGTCTCGCTGATGAAGATCCCGTGGATGGATGAAGAAACTACTGACCAGCTAACTCCCTTTATTAGAGAAATTGATTCGATAATGAGCGTCAATCTAGGctatgatgatgaagaagatgaagataatgaagaaggGGAAGAGGAAGGATTTTTTGACGGCGACGAGAATGAGGAACCTGAAAGTAAGACTAAGCATAATATTCTATTAAAAGACGAAAATTTCATGGTGGAAGAATATTATGAGGACGATGGTGACATAAACGATGATATT encodes the following:
- the PSY4 gene encoding Psy4p, yielding MGSTMLDDVDDNMMGIKSLHLYELLNNVVKIGDKTQLMTAGPEEVLPELIQHITDTIPFDLFINLKNGTSDARRLIGRLNGLGKFLNDNFLQKHIFPFTILRICELCYDPFKYYKINELDKFVNALEKCCLVTTSWQEPENIDDKKEEDADGKDIKSQEDVSLMKIPWMDEETTDQLTPFIREIDSIMSVNLGYDDEEDEDNEEGEEEGFFDGDENEEPESKTKHNILLKDENFMVEEYYEDDGDINDDITDKKRQTRSNSVEDGDDRDDRDDDDDDDDDDDDYREDALEEDDEDDDHMGSTDDDEDDGDDEREEGSLKVRRRDDKTETPRKRKPTELDNFEYDDQPSXTGKDLTTPKKCKHNTTGRFSIIESPSSSLLSSSHAMISSQEEEKDDDHGLRNDEGLNDGLSQDDELVSPSMSSSQEDKMIAIAGITYRENISSPLGKKFR
- the EDE1 gene encoding Ede1p, which encodes MASITFRTPLSSQEQALYNQKFHQLDSEDLGVVTGEAVRPLFASSGLPGQILSQVWAMVDIDNKGFLNLDEFSAALRMIAQLQQVPNQPISSVLYENLPVQLATFSTDSNSTPMHTTSGITNANATDVPPLSTNDIAKFSQLFERTAKGAQTVAGDKAKDIFLKARLPNQTLGEIWALCDRDTSGVLDKSEFIMAMYLIQLSMSHHPSMNPFPTVLPTQLWDSVRLEATNANQQNRATPISANSTGVSSLTRQSTISRLSSGAFSNASSDWSLSFEKKQQFDAIFDSLDKHHAGSLSSALLVPFFLSSRLNQETLATIWDLADIHNNAEFTKLEFAIAMFLIQKKNAGIELPDVIPNELLQSPALGLYPPNPFPQQQSTPQIAVPSRASKPSFQDMPHQKSAPIINTQPTAPQVLRQNSNNGSLNDLLALNPSFSSPSPSKAQPLVQNNTNNSFSYDNNSGQTAPQQQPQQPPLLSHSSSGLKKFTPTSNFGQSIIREEPEEQELPKETQRAISTQQPPPVPKHAASPVQRAASVTLPQVPNFSGFSMPTSAITGAAVGTAALGAAALSSSSNKTIQNHDLFADGEASAQLSSATTEMANLSNQVNSLSKQASITNEKKLRATQELKRVNEMKDSIQSKLNNLRSNHEQNVTQTEQLETQVSQINNENETLKQQLAVSEANYHAAESKLNELTTDLQVSQTKNAELKEQITNLNSMTASLQSQLNEKQQHVKQERSMIDVNSKQLELNQITVVNLQKEIDGLGEKIGVYLTKQKELNDYQKTVEEQHAQLQSKYQDLSNKDADLADREKQLEERNKQIEEQENLYHQHVSKLQAMFDDLSQRKATFDNADQELKERNIEYANNVRELSERQMNLAMGQLPDDTKDIISKHVSNNDTTSKEVAPRENVHEDTVSEFVDTTVENSNLNVNRVKEDEEKTERTESDVFDRDVPTLGSQSDNENTTTNNGTDSGTETRNVNLTETLSDRFDGDLNEYGIPRSQSLTSSIANNAPQSVRDDVELPETLEERDTTISNAANSDRTENLSHIPGEWEATPATASTDVLSNESTEVIENGSTTKMADSNEDGESESSIQESPRLSAQSLPNGQSKSKSINEEFPPIQELHIDESDSSSSDDEFEDTREIPSGAVKSSETPSNPQASSGLSEQGLQSPLQDYSFSHNETNTQRVISPSKDEFDDEFAGLEQAAVEEDNGADSESEFENVANTGSMEQFETIHHKDLDDELQANAFTGTLTSSSNPSIPKEQVKQQSTTDPAQVSNDEWDEIFAGFGNSKAETVVIPESTIPKHPVPLKADSTIDSGKQTNPIINRGVATTPKSLAVEELSGMGFTEEEAHNALEKSNWDLEAATNFLLDSA